In the Sphingomonas sp. LM7 genome, one interval contains:
- the accC gene encoding acetyl-CoA carboxylase biotin carboxylase subunit: MPEIKKLLIANRGEIALRIHRACHEMGIKTVAVHSTADSDAMHVRLADEAICIGPPAATDSYLNIPNIISAAEISGADAIHPGYGFLSENAQFAEIVEAHGIIFVGPKPEHIRTMGDKIEAKRTAGALGLPLVPGSDGAISDLAEAKAIAAKAGYPVIIKAASGGGGRGMKVCTSEDQLETLMQQAGSEAKAAFGDATVYLEKYLGNPRHIEIQVFGDGNGNAVHLGERDCSLQRRHQKVLEEAPSPVLGEADRARIGGVCAKAMADMGYRGAGTIEFLWENGEFYFIEMNTRLQVEHPVTEMITGLDLVREQIRVAEGHGLSCTQDKIQFHGHAIECRINAEDPRTFAPSPGTVKQFHAPGGMHVRVDSGLYTGYRVPPYYDSMIAKLIVYGSTRERCLMRLRRALEEFVVEGMKTTIPLHQALLDDPEFQRGDYTIKWLEEWLAKQPG; this comes from the coding sequence ATGCCCGAGATCAAGAAGCTGCTGATCGCCAATCGCGGCGAGATCGCGCTCCGCATCCATCGTGCCTGCCACGAGATGGGGATCAAGACGGTCGCGGTGCACTCGACGGCCGATAGCGACGCGATGCATGTACGGCTGGCAGACGAGGCGATCTGCATCGGGCCGCCGGCGGCGACCGACAGCTATCTCAACATCCCTAACATCATCTCGGCGGCCGAGATCTCGGGCGCGGACGCGATCCACCCGGGCTATGGCTTCCTCTCGGAGAACGCCCAGTTCGCCGAGATCGTCGAGGCGCACGGGATCATCTTCGTCGGGCCCAAGCCCGAGCATATCCGCACGATGGGCGACAAGATCGAAGCCAAGCGCACCGCGGGCGCGCTGGGCCTGCCGCTCGTCCCCGGTTCGGACGGCGCGATCAGCGACCTGGCCGAGGCCAAGGCGATCGCGGCCAAGGCCGGCTATCCGGTGATCATCAAGGCGGCGTCGGGCGGCGGCGGGCGGGGCATGAAGGTCTGCACGTCCGAGGACCAGCTCGAGACGCTGATGCAACAGGCGGGCAGCGAGGCGAAGGCCGCGTTCGGCGACGCCACGGTCTATCTCGAAAAATATCTCGGCAATCCGCGCCACATCGAGATCCAGGTGTTCGGCGACGGCAACGGCAACGCCGTCCATCTCGGCGAGCGCGACTGCAGCCTCCAGCGCCGCCACCAGAAGGTGCTCGAGGAAGCCCCCTCCCCCGTGCTCGGCGAGGCCGATCGCGCGCGGATCGGCGGCGTCTGCGCCAAGGCGATGGCCGATATGGGCTATCGCGGCGCGGGGACGATCGAGTTCCTGTGGGAGAATGGCGAGTTCTACTTCATCGAGATGAATACCCGCCTGCAGGTCGAGCATCCGGTGACCGAGATGATCACCGGGCTCGATCTCGTCCGTGAGCAGATCCGTGTCGCCGAGGGGCATGGCCTGTCGTGCACGCAGGACAAGATCCAGTTCCACGGCCATGCGATCGAATGCCGGATCAACGCCGAGGATCCGCGGACCTTTGCGCCCTCGCCGGGAACGGTGAAGCAGTTCCATGCCCCCGGGGGCATGCACGTCCGCGTCGATAGCGGGCTCTACACCGGCTACCGGGTGCCGCCCTATTACGACAGCATGATCGCCAAGCTGATCGTCTATGGCTCGACTCGCGAGCGCTGCCTGATGCGGCTGCGCCGCGCGCTGGAGGAGTTCGTGGTCGAGGGGATGAAAACGACGATTCCCCTGCACCAGGCGCTGCTCGACGATCCGGAGTTCCAGCGGGGCGACTATACGATCAAGTGGCTCGAGGAGTGGCTGGCCAAGCAGCCCGGCTGA